The genomic window GGATCCCAAGCGCCAGTTCGCGGGCGAGGGGGGCCCGGAGCGCACCAACCGGAGGTTCCATTTCCTCTGCCAGGGGGATGCCTCCAGGCGCCTGTCCACCGCCTTCGACTCCGTGACGCTCTATGGCGAGGACCCCCACGAGCGCCCCGACATCTACGGGAAGGTGGGGGAATCCGGCGTCAGCATCGCCACCCTCGACGACATGAAGACCCTCTTCCGGGGCTTCGACCTGTGCGACCCGAACACCTCGGTCTCCATGACCATCAACGGTCCGGCGCCGGTCATCCTGGCCATGTTCTTCAACGCGGCCATCGACCAGCAGCTCGAGAAGGGCATCGACCGGGAGACCACCCTGCGCAACCTGAGGGGCACCGTCCAGGCCGACATCCTCAAGGAGGACCAGGCCCAGAACACCTGCATCTTCTCCATCGAGTTCGCCCTTCGCATGATGGGCGACATGCAGGCCTTCCTCATCGCGCACGGCATGCGGAACTACTACTCGGTGAGCGTCTCGGGCTACCACATCGCCGAGGCCGGGGCCAATCCCGTCGCCCAGCTGGCCTTCACCCTGGCCAACGGCTTCACCCTGGTGGAGTACTACCTGAGCCGCGGCATGGCCATCGACGACATCGCGCCGAGCCTCTCCTTCTTCTTCAGCTCGGGGCTGGACCCGGAATACTCCGTCCTGGGCCGGGTGGCCCGGCGCATCTGGGCCATCGCCCTGCGGGACGTCTACGGCGCCAGCGACAAGAACCAGAAGCTCAAGTACCACATCCAGACCTCCGGGCGCTCCCTGCACCTGAAGGAGATGAAGTTCAACGACATCCGCACCACCCTCCAGGCCCTCACGGCCCTGCTGGACAACTGCAACTCTCTACATACCAATGCTTACGACGAAGCCCTCACGACCCCCACCGAGGAGTCGGTGCGCCTTGCCATGGCCATCCAGCTCATCCTGACCAAGGAGTGGGGCGTCTACTGGAACGAGAACGCCCTGCAGGGCTCCTACTTCTTCAGCCACCTTACGGACGAGGTGGAGGAGGCCGTGCTGGAGGAGTTCAGCCGCCTCAACGGCCGGGGCGGGGTCCTGCGGGCCATGGAGACCCAGTACCAGCGCTTCCGCATCCAGGAGCAGTCCCTCCTGTACGAGACCCGCAAGCACTCCGGGGAGCTCCCGGTGGTGGGGGTCAACACCTTCGTGCGCGAGGAGGAGCCCGGGGCCGAGCCCCGCCCCGTGAGCCGGGCCACGCCGGAGGAGAAGGACGACCGCCTCCGGGCGCTGCGCGCCTTCCAGGAGCTCCACGCCGCCGAGGCGGGCCCGGCCCTGGAGCGCCTCCGGGACCAGGTGCGCCGGGGGGGCAACCTCTTCGACGTCCTCATGGACACGGTCCGGGTGGCGAGCCTGGGCCAGATCACTTCCGTGCTCTACGAGATGGGAGGAAAATACCGGCGCTCCATGTGACCTTCCAATTCATCATTACCCCCACCGTCCCGAATCATGTTCAACTTCATCACCATCCCCATACCCGATACCCACCGGAGCTAAGAATGAGCATGCCCCTGACCCAGCTTGGCGAGGAGGAACTCGCCTTCCAGGAACTGGTAGCCGACTTCGCGAAGAACGAGATCGAACCCCTGCGCGACGCCATGGACGAGCAGCAGGAGATGCGCCCGGACCTGGTGAAGAAGTTCTTCGGCCTGGACATCATGGGCATCGAGGTGCCCGAGGAATACGGCGGCGCCGGTTCCACCTTCTTCAACGCCATCCTCGTCATCGAGGAGCTCAGCAAGGTCGACGCCTCCGTGGGCGTGCTGGTGGACGTGCAGAACACCCTCGTGGACAACTGCTTCATGCGCTGGGGCAGCGAGGCCCAGAAGAAGAAGTACCTGCCCCGGCTCTGCAAGGACACCGTGGGCGCCTACGCCCTGTCCGAGGCGGGCTCGGGCTCGGACGCCTTCGCCCTGGCCACCCGGGCCACGCCCAACGCCGGCGGGTTCCTGCTCAACGGCAGCAAGCTCTTCATCACCAGCGCCCAGGAGGCGGGGATCTTCGTGGTCTTCGCCACGGTGGACCCCGCGGCGGGCTACAAGGGCATCACCGCCTTCATCGTGGAGCGCGGCATGCCGGGCTTCTCGGTCTCCAAAAAGGAGAACAAGCTGGGCATCCGCGCCAGCTCCACCTGCGAGCTGAGCCTGGCCGACGTCCAGGTGGGGCCGGACCAGGTGCTCGGCGAAGTCGGCAAGGGCTACAAGGTGGCCATCGAGACCCTCAACGAGGGCCGCATCGGCATCGCCGCCCAGATGCTGGGCCTGGCCGAAGGCGCCCTGGCCCACGCCCTGGCCTACACGAAGGAGCGCCGGCAGTTCGGCAAGCCCATCTTCAGCTTCCAGGCCGTCCAGATGCGCCTGGCCGAGTGCGCCAGCCGCGTGGAGGCCGCGCGCCTCATGACCTACAACGCCGCCCGCATGAAGGACGCGGGTCTCCCTTTCATCCGGGAGGCCGCCATGGCCAAGTACTTCACGAGCCAGGTGGCGGAATGGGTGTCCAGCGAGTGCCTGGAACTCTTTGGCGGCTACGGCTTCACCAAGGACTACCCGGCCGAGAAGTATTTCCGGGACAGCAAGATCGGAAAGATCTACGAAGGCACGACGTTCATGCAGCTGCAGACGATTGCCAAATTGCTGTAAAACATGGGGATCTATTTGGATGAAGGCTTCTTTTCTCGGCGATCCTCGGCAACCCCGGCGCCTCGGCGATAGGCTTTTCGCCGGTTGCTTCGGCGCAGCGACCCGTTGCCCCGCAGCATCATATGAAAAGCCTATCGCCGAGGCGCCGGGGTTGCCGAGGATCGCCGAGAAGGGAAAAGAAATGAAATCATCACGGGAGGGCCAATGACCACCGGACAGGACGCGAAGCTGAGACTGCTGAAGTCCAAGCACGAGGAGGCAGAAAAGGGCGGCGGCGCGGACAAGATCGCCAGGCACCACGAGTCCGGCCGGCTCACGGCCCGGGAGCGCATCGCCATCCTCCTCGACGAGGGCTCCTTCACGGAGATCGACAAGTTCGTCCTGCACCGCTGCGACAACTTCGGCATGGAGAAGATGAAGATCCCCGGCGACGGCGTGGTCACGGG from Geothrix sp. 21YS21S-2 includes these protein-coding regions:
- a CDS encoding acyl-CoA dehydrogenase family protein, with product MSMPLTQLGEEELAFQELVADFAKNEIEPLRDAMDEQQEMRPDLVKKFFGLDIMGIEVPEEYGGAGSTFFNAILVIEELSKVDASVGVLVDVQNTLVDNCFMRWGSEAQKKKYLPRLCKDTVGAYALSEAGSGSDAFALATRATPNAGGFLLNGSKLFITSAQEAGIFVVFATVDPAAGYKGITAFIVERGMPGFSVSKKENKLGIRASSTCELSLADVQVGPDQVLGEVGKGYKVAIETLNEGRIGIAAQMLGLAEGALAHALAYTKERRQFGKPIFSFQAVQMRLAECASRVEAARLMTYNAARMKDAGLPFIREAAMAKYFTSQVAEWVSSECLELFGGYGFTKDYPAEKYFRDSKIGKIYEGTTFMQLQTIAKLL